In Verrucomicrobiota bacterium, a single window of DNA contains:
- the dut gene encoding dUTP diphosphatase produces the protein MDRPTVRIARLHGAHDLPLPAYQTLHSSGMDLCAAVTEPVIIQPGERVLVPTGFAVAVPPEYEAQVRPRSGLAVHYGITVLNSPGTIDADYRGEVKLIIVNHGTEPFTVERGRRLAQLVVQPVARAMLVEVEGLDVTERSAGGFGHTGR, from the coding sequence ATGGATAGACCGACGGTTCGCATCGCCCGGCTCCACGGGGCGCACGACCTGCCGTTGCCTGCCTATCAGACGCTGCATTCGAGCGGCATGGACCTGTGCGCCGCGGTGACCGAGCCGGTCATAATCCAGCCCGGCGAGCGCGTGCTCGTTCCGACGGGCTTCGCGGTGGCCGTGCCGCCCGAGTACGAGGCGCAGGTCCGGCCGCGCAGCGGGCTGGCGGTCCACTACGGGATCACCGTGCTCAACTCGCCGGGCACGATCGACGCCGACTACCGGGGTGAAGTGAAACTCATCATAGTCAATCACGGGACCGAGCCGTTCACCGTCGAGCGTGGCCGGCGACTGGCGCAACTCGTCGTCCAGCCGGTGGCGCGCGCCATGCTCGTTGAGGTCGAGGGACTCGACGTGACCGAGCGGAGCGCGGGCGGCTTCGGCCACACGGGGCGCTGA
- a CDS encoding sigma-70 family RNA polymerase sigma factor: MQMTRNAADAQDLVQETFVKAYRFFDKFQRGTNCKAWLFKIMKNNYINAFRKKSKEPVRVDFDEVEGILQAKPEPAVSLGTGRELESVFEELVEDDVKKALDELPPEFKMVVVLSDVEGFSYQEIAGIMDCPIGTVRSRLSRARRFLQSRLHAFAMQHGITKRQQ, encoded by the coding sequence ATGCAGATGACACGCAACGCAGCCGACGCCCAGGACCTTGTCCAGGAGACCTTCGTCAAGGCCTACCGGTTCTTCGATAAGTTCCAGCGTGGAACCAATTGTAAGGCCTGGCTGTTCAAGATCATGAAGAACAACTACATTAACGCCTTCCGCAAGAAGTCGAAGGAACCCGTCCGGGTTGATTTCGACGAAGTGGAGGGCATACTGCAGGCCAAGCCGGAGCCCGCGGTCTCGCTCGGCACTGGGCGCGAACTCGAGAGCGTCTTCGAGGAACTGGTTGAGGACGATGTCAAGAAGGCCCTGGACGAGCTTCCTCCCGAGTTCAAGATGGTGGTAGTCCTGTCCGACGTCGAAGGCTTCAGCTACCAGGAGATTGCCGGCATCATGGATTGCCCGATAGGCACCGTCAGATCGCGCCTGTCGAGAGCGCGAAGGTTCCTGCAAAGCAGGTTGCACGCCTTCGCGATGCAGCACGGCATCACCAAGCGACAGCAGTGA
- a CDS encoding MEDS domain-containing protein, producing the protein MDNAFRQAAARDHVALFYRDQREEFSATVPFIRTGIERGEQCLYIAGEEGPDAARDALRTDGIDLDALERAGALLFRSQDEVYLPTGRFDKDRMMSLWTEAAKQAIDAGHTGLRATGDLTWSTEDPPGAKNVMAYERELENQFRRLPVMALCRYNRARFDQDILDEATRMHARVIADGVLKESSLYVPPRDGLNWSTEAFAALLTPYIDSELPESMTAHVAERIRKDASLRHLYEAELAVKRTLRAYSGRYTAPVELAGRIRAAVFGQPHAK; encoded by the coding sequence TTGGACAACGCATTCCGGCAGGCGGCCGCCCGTGATCACGTCGCCCTCTTCTACCGCGACCAACGAGAGGAGTTCTCCGCCACTGTGCCGTTCATCCGGACCGGCATCGAGCGGGGCGAACAGTGCCTCTACATCGCCGGGGAAGAAGGCCCCGACGCCGCGCGCGATGCGCTCCGCACCGACGGCATCGACCTCGACGCGCTCGAGAGAGCCGGCGCTCTGCTCTTCAGGTCCCAAGACGAGGTCTACCTGCCCACCGGCCGCTTCGACAAGGACAGGATGATGTCGCTTTGGACGGAGGCGGCCAAGCAGGCGATCGACGCCGGGCACACGGGACTACGCGCCACCGGCGACCTGACGTGGTCGACGGAGGATCCGCCCGGCGCTAAGAACGTCATGGCCTATGAGCGCGAGCTCGAGAACCAGTTCCGGCGTTTGCCAGTCATGGCCCTGTGCCGCTATAACCGCGCGCGCTTCGACCAGGACATTCTCGACGAAGCCACCAGAATGCACGCGCGCGTGATCGCCGACGGCGTGCTGAAGGAAAGCTCCCTCTACGTCCCGCCCCGGGACGGCCTCAACTGGTCTACGGAGGCCTTCGCCGCCCTGCTGACGCCGTATATCGACTCCGAGCTCCCCGAGTCAATGACGGCCCATGTCGCAGAACGGATCAGGAAGGACGCCAGCCTCAGGCACCTCTACGAAGCCGAGCTGGCCGTCAAACGAACGCTCCGGGCCTACTCAGGCCGTTACACCGCGCCGGTAGAACTCGCGGGAAGGATTCGAGCGGCAGTCTTCGGCCAGCCCCACGCGAAATAG